A genomic stretch from Erigeron canadensis isolate Cc75 chromosome 9, C_canadensis_v1, whole genome shotgun sequence includes:
- the LOC122581545 gene encoding thaumatin-like protein: MANLSCSFFMLVCVFLCFFTSYGVQLILVNNCRETIWPGLQGGAGHPSPKDGGFRLGGAEEVVVDVADKWSGRIWARQGCGFDENGKGTCITGGCSGQLHCRGTGGEPPATVVEMTLGSSDSPLHFYDVSLVDGFNLPVAMAPIGGGVGCGRAGCEVNLNICCPSALEVKLGGLVVGCKSACLAMASPKYCCTGEYANPKTCKPTLFSHLFKAICPKAYSFAFDDSSSLNKCRASRYVITFCPPK, from the exons ATGGCTAATTTATCTTGCTCCTTCTTTATGCTAGTCTGCGTGTTCTTATGTTTCTTTACTTCAT ACGGGGTTCAGTTGATTCTGGTTAACAACTGCAGGGAGACCATATGGCCCGGTTTACAAGGCGGTGCAGGCCACCCGAGCCCAAAAGATGGTGGTTTTCGATTGGGGGGTGCCGAGGAAGTAGTCGTTGACGTAGCAGATAAATGGTCAGGGAGAATATGGGCAAGGCAAGGTTGTggttttgatgaaaatggtaaagGCACTTGCATCACTGGTGGTTGTTCCGGGCAGTTACATTGCCGAGGAACAGGAGGTGAGCCACCAGCCACGGTGGTGGAGATGACCTTAGGGTCATCAGATTCACCTTTGCATTTCTATGATGTGAGCTTGGTGGATGGATTTAATTTACCAGTAGCAATGGCACCAATTGGTGGTGGGGTAGGGTGTGGCAGGGCAGGATGTGAGGTCAACCTGAATATTTGTTGTCCGTCGGCCCTGGAGGTGAAGCTAGGAGGGCTAGTGGTAGGGTGTAAGAGTGCATGTTTGGCAATGGCATCTCCCAAGTATTGTTGTACAGGGGAGTATGCAAATCCAAAGACATGTAAGCCTACTCTTTTTTCACATCTTTTCAAGGCAATATGCCCTAAAGCATATAGTTTCGCTTTTGATGACTCTTCAAGCCTTAACAAGTGTCGGGCTTCACGATATGTGATCACATTTTGCCCTCCTAAATAA